A section of the Armatimonadota bacterium genome encodes:
- a CDS encoding flagellar FliJ family protein: MAETAFQFRLQRVLEYREMEEKWAKDHFLEKQAARYEAESELNEIDRTRRTFLGMGADDLTQRRELELRLQKLDDNERAQRLLIYTLQEEEDEARSVWLDKRQEKSVMEKLRERAYDEFKTIMERREQNALDEFATQQRVAA, translated from the coding sequence ATGGCGGAAACAGCGTTTCAATTTCGGCTCCAGCGCGTGCTGGAGTACCGAGAGATGGAGGAGAAATGGGCAAAGGACCACTTCCTTGAGAAGCAGGCCGCCCGCTATGAAGCCGAATCAGAGCTGAACGAGATCGACCGAACCCGTCGAACCTTCCTCGGAATGGGCGCCGATGACCTGACTCAACGACGAGAACTTGAACTCCGCCTCCAAAAGCTCGACGACAACGAGCGAGCACAGCGGCTTCTGATTTATACACTTCAAGAAGAAGAAGACGAAGCTCGTTCTGTCTGGCTAGACAAACGCCAAGAGAAGTCAGTCATGGAGAAACTCAGGGAACGCGCCTATGATGAGTTCAAAACCATTATGGAAAGGCGAGAGCAAAACGCTCTCGACGAATTTGCTACCCAACAAAGAGTCGCCGCATGA
- a CDS encoding lytic transglycosylase domain-containing protein codes for MSFDIDFQPKGPEAVRQRMDEIRERLGVKDPDEFKKAMKEAAKPPMRMQGYIGNGTPDLHMEDGLAPFDPGRPGSKVQVQAMIERVAREQDIDPKIIRAVVEAESDYKINDVSRTGAKGLMQLMPDTAREMGVTNPFDPYENLTGGTKYLKQMIARYPGRLDLAFAAYNAGPGNVDKAKGIPDFAETRNYVDKITAKLNRR; via the coding sequence ATGAGCTTCGACATCGACTTTCAACCCAAAGGTCCCGAAGCAGTTCGGCAACGGATGGACGAGATCAGAGAGCGTCTCGGTGTCAAGGATCCCGACGAGTTCAAAAAGGCAATGAAGGAAGCGGCCAAGCCTCCGATGCGGATGCAAGGCTACATTGGGAATGGCACACCAGATCTGCACATGGAAGACGGTTTGGCTCCGTTCGATCCGGGTCGGCCAGGATCAAAAGTACAAGTTCAGGCTATGATCGAGCGCGTTGCACGAGAGCAAGATATAGACCCGAAAATCATCAGAGCAGTGGTGGAAGCCGAAAGCGACTATAAGATCAACGATGTTTCCCGCACTGGGGCTAAGGGCCTCATGCAACTCATGCCTGACACCGCGCGCGAAATGGGAGTCACAAATCCGTTCGACCCATACGAGAACCTCACCGGCGGAACGAAGTATCTCAAACAGATGATCGCGCGTTACCCAGGCCGCCTTGACCTGGCTTTCGCGGCCTACAATGCCGGTCCCGGAAACGTTGACAAAGCTAAAGGGATTCCAGATTTTGCCGAAACTAGAAACTACGTGGACAAAATCACCGCGAAACTTAACCGACGATAA
- the pyrF gene encoding orotidine-5'-phosphate decarboxylase — MVRQVICALDTGNLDEAIATVRRLSPWVNTFKIGHGLTLPNGLSCIDKLQDAGAERVFLDLKFHDIPNSVGLAVREAAKHNVWMMTLHLTGGPAMLSAAVEEANAYSDERRPLLVGVSVLTSLDQSTLTEHLGVNRTIEEHMVKLSADAINLQLDGVVCSAFEIKPIREVIGKQGIIVTPGIRLSGPSHDQKRVGTPAQAIADGADYLVIGRALTDAAEPEAVLAEIGLE; from the coding sequence ATGGTAAGACAGGTTATCTGCGCCCTCGACACCGGCAACCTCGATGAGGCCATTGCCACCGTACGCCGCCTCAGCCCTTGGGTGAACACCTTCAAGATCGGCCACGGACTGACCCTTCCGAACGGGCTATCGTGCATTGACAAGCTCCAAGACGCCGGTGCGGAACGAGTATTTCTTGACCTCAAGTTCCACGACATCCCCAACTCGGTCGGTCTAGCCGTTCGAGAAGCCGCAAAGCACAACGTCTGGATGATGACCCTTCATCTCACCGGGGGGCCGGCGATGCTGAGTGCCGCGGTGGAAGAGGCAAACGCATACTCTGATGAGCGGCGTCCGCTTCTCGTTGGCGTCTCAGTCCTCACTTCACTTGACCAAAGCACGCTGACCGAGCATCTTGGTGTTAACCGAACCATCGAAGAGCATATGGTGAAACTCTCCGCCGACGCCATCAATCTCCAGCTCGATGGTGTCGTCTGCTCCGCATTCGAAATCAAGCCGATCAGAGAAGTGATTGGTAAGCAAGGAATCATTGTCACGCCGGGAATTCGCCTCAGCGGCCCGAGCCATGATCAGAAGCGAGTAGGCACTCCGGCACAGGCGATCGCCGATGGTGCCGACTACCTCGTCATTGGACGGGCCCTCACCGACGCCGCCGAACCCGAAGCCGTCCTCGCTGAGATTGGGCTTGAATAG
- a CDS encoding A/G-specific adenine glycosylase: MPWRRTKDPYAIWVSEIMLQQTQVSVVMPYYERWMARFPSVGSLAAATEEEALQLWQGLGYYRRAKSLLSGAKHVVEHGFPSEVIGWKKVPGVGDYTAGAICSIAYNLAVPLVDGNVERVYARLNGDRSSGPDLSKAAWRWAEENVAPSAPGDWNQGLMELGATVCTPREPSCSACPIKLNCRAFLRGLTNELPVASPKPEIKRLNQTMWVLICDGQIHLTHSVAGEWWAGMYLLPTVDEQPTEGWVEDLGRLTYSITNHRIKADVKLVRLESAMEGYVLHPLDAIQSLPIPAPHRKALALYQRI, from the coding sequence ATGCCTTGGCGTCGAACCAAAGATCCCTATGCCATTTGGGTGAGTGAAATCATGCTCCAGCAGACCCAAGTCAGCGTCGTGATGCCCTATTATGAGCGTTGGATGGCTCGCTTCCCCTCCGTTGGCTCTTTGGCTGCGGCAACCGAAGAGGAAGCGCTTCAACTCTGGCAGGGGCTCGGCTACTATCGCAGGGCAAAGAGCCTCCTGTCAGGTGCAAAACACGTCGTCGAACACGGTTTTCCATCTGAGGTCATTGGCTGGAAAAAGGTGCCCGGCGTCGGTGACTACACCGCCGGAGCGATATGTTCCATCGCTTACAACTTAGCGGTTCCCCTAGTCGATGGAAACGTCGAGCGAGTCTATGCGCGCCTCAACGGCGACAGATCATCGGGTCCCGACCTCTCTAAAGCTGCCTGGCGCTGGGCAGAAGAGAACGTCGCTCCGTCAGCTCCAGGAGATTGGAACCAGGGCCTCATGGAGCTCGGAGCAACCGTTTGCACTCCACGTGAACCCAGCTGCTCAGCTTGCCCGATCAAGCTGAATTGTCGAGCATTTCTTCGGGGGTTAACAAATGAACTTCCGGTAGCTTCTCCAAAACCCGAAATCAAGCGACTCAACCAAACAATGTGGGTTCTCATATGCGACGGGCAAATCCACCTAACGCACTCGGTCGCCGGCGAGTGGTGGGCCGGGATGTACTTATTACCAACCGTTGACGAGCAGCCCACCGAAGGCTGGGTGGAGGACCTCGGCCGATTGACCTACTCTATCACAAACCACCGGATCAAAGCAGACGTCAAGCTAGTTCGGCTCGAGTCAGCCATGGAAGGTTACGTGCTCCACCCATTGGACGCAATCCAGTCGCTTCCTATTCCTGCTCCTCACCGTAAGGCCCTTGCGCTCTATCAGAGAATCTGA